The nucleotide sequence ACACCAGGGACGCCGCCGGCAGACTTCAAAATCTCTGCAAGAATTGAAGTCGAGCTATCCCCGACAAGGGCGAGATGTCTTTTTTTTCTGAGGCTGAATCTCATTTCATCTTCTTTTTTGGCTTCTTACAATAATCAAAGGATGTTAGACCGCAATTGGCTTTTTAAAAAACAGATTAATACGTTCTCAGTTTCGGGTTGCCTGAAAAAATTTTATAAGCATCAAGTAATCCGGCGTTTGAAAGAATCGCCAGGTTTTTTTGAAGTCCAGGGTGTTTAGGCGAAATATTGTAGGCCTGGGAAAAATATTTTGCAGCGGGGCCATGTAATCCAAGTTCAGAAAGTGCAATTCCAAGATTTATCAGTGGCTCAATCCTTTGAGGATCGGCTTGAACCGCCGCATGAAGGGAATAAATGCCGTCCCAGTGTTTCTGTCTTCTTATGCTGTCAACGCCCAGATTGTTGAGTGAGGCTGTTTCATCTGTCGATTTTTTCGGGGAAGATTGAATTGTCTCCGGCACTGTTGAGGCGGGTGATGAGAGTATCACTTTCTGTTCTGCAGGGCTTGATGTTGTCTGGTCCTGCGGCGCTTTTGATTTGGGAGAACTGTTTTGTAACGTTTGCCGTGAAAGAAACAGATACGTTCCAGAAATAACAAAGACGCTGAAAACAGCAATGAAGGCAATGGTGCGTCTTTTTTTCGAAGAACGTGATACCGGGGCAATCTTTAATTCAGACGAGACATGATATGTTTCGTTTTTCCTTATTTTTTCAAGGGTATTAAAAAGTTTGCTCACGTCTTAAGCCGTTTGAACCGTTTGAGTTGTTTGAACCGATTGAGCCGTTAAAGCTGTTCGAATTATTTTTTACCATTGGGAAGGACGCTTCCCTGCTGCATCAATGTTGTCGGTAAAGGATCGGTCGTCATTCAAATAGAAAAGAGCCCCGACAACTCTGCCATCGGCGTTTCGTTCATTTCCTGGGTAATATGCCCAGCAGGTTGATTCATCTCCGCGGCGGATTTCTGTCTGGATATCAGCAAGACTCTTGTATGCAACAGCAGAACTGTTCTGGGACATGGCAGATGTCATGTCCGGAAGAA is from Pseudomonadota bacterium and encodes:
- a CDS encoding tetratricopeptide repeat protein, producing the protein MSKLFNTLEKIRKNETYHVSSELKIAPVSRSSKKRRTIAFIAVFSVFVISGTYLFLSRQTLQNSSPKSKAPQDQTTSSPAEQKVILSSPASTVPETIQSSPKKSTDETASLNNLGVDSIRRQKHWDGIYSLHAAVQADPQRIEPLINLGIALSELGLHGPAAKYFSQAYNISPKHPGLQKNLAILSNAGLLDAYKIFSGNPKLRTY